One window from the genome of Candidatus Rhabdochlamydia sp. T3358 encodes:
- the secD gene encoding protein translocase subunit SecD yields the protein MKKQKKWQLYLIFVVIALTVYNILPTVFYYTKPLNQPIEGKKAEQIAVSISERVNRLEEEAEKWLYSFCNLIEVKPQAVALDARQPQLITVSFKNTEEANLFRNYLPRAGQLIPFLPAQLFLHEDTDINSRTVIVQRRIPIHFDTHTYYQFSHKLDSLGKPTPFYEEIVQDRALQIASSIAGSTQNALYLQNALKQTGVVQEDQFVQIAKNILSFTNVYGESSLITKRYFASFTQCNLDDRYSFMQNWIQSLDSLQTKFLKEKEQLQNKGIQAEKTAIFLTTLEQQRLESLNDKTQALKQAIQVIKKHLDLFVTAKSPLSYEALQKDLKQQITTDNIQTIVLEGFNPFIKSVSVDWNQEKIFLDLYEDVETLREKSLQPSYLADQADQLMYNEIAFIARSSDEVISPFQGRFEITLNQLADSKSFLAMNLGQIAHKMSSQIKETLLRFWYPIHPDLQRNALPIYDYETYQALPPAEKKLALVVYAPASYDTAPVPGFRTHSIYVIAKGMDKILSRLQSESQSAQTNQFIQDFNQLREILQKSGFVDYSTAGYAFDPEFSQDLIFEQENYYQTLLKSTRENFKVSGTKRFALLEFTNLEQRLLTENKILNQMHEDLLKWRDDYFAAQNQARGVTKYDVPKPVHNIYWNNFCLSLKKYFRGDDRKILHWGLDLSGGKTVQLELVDHNGKTVVDPIDIKQGINELYARINKMGVSEVNIRQEGNTIALDFPGAQGLSASDLVKSSTMYFQIVNEKFSSNNTELADATQKFLQEIWNEAVVTNCKDIEDIHLIASKHLYGDSLDSELVQPRSEAAKTLYENGLRFALSGSINSSFNETYSKIAMLRGSDFTSWNGQTHPLLIVFRNFALEGSNLEDIHASYDPSKGNFLAFSVKGAFTDKSGIKQYPRDNLLAWTSQFSKEKIQGTAKETFSAGRGWRMAVILNGSVISSPTLDSELKDSGMITGSFTQREISQLEADLKAGSLSFTPHILAEKNVSPELGAKERMQGIIATMLALSLVIAAMVSYYRFGGMIASIAVIFNLLILWATLQNLQATLSLAGIAGIILTVGMAVDANVLVFERIREEFQATGRIAMAIHAGYRKAFSAILDSNVTTIIAALVLLNFDSGPIKAFAVTMIIGILSSMFTALFMTRFFFSKWVENPNHKKLNMLNWFKIKDFNFFKYAKPALFLSFCVILIGSFMLVTQRNTIFGMDFRGGYALTVELTPHTENNYRQSIEKALIHAGATNNEVQIRELTPNNQVRIFLSRSLQEEGHPFANLPLEYTLKESNYPYQTNPKIVWVVQSLEKSGLSLTPSSLQSLNKQWTEVSGQLSDTMRNNALIGISIAMLCILIYITIRFEFNYAISAILCLAHDLFFTLAAIAILHKLHVPIQIDLNTIAALMTIIGYSLNDTIIVFDRIREDMQFMRKMSLIDIMNHSLNVTLSRTLMTSGTTLLVLVPLLFLGGSTLFGFSLVMVIGVIFGTLSSLFIAAPLMKFFYEWELQKLSKMKLNER from the coding sequence ATGAAAAAGCAAAAAAAATGGCAGTTATATCTAATCTTTGTTGTTATTGCTCTTACCGTATACAATATATTGCCTACTGTTTTTTATTATACTAAACCTTTAAATCAACCTATCGAAGGAAAAAAAGCAGAGCAAATAGCTGTCTCTATCTCTGAAAGAGTCAATCGACTTGAGGAAGAAGCAGAAAAATGGCTGTATTCCTTTTGCAATCTGATTGAAGTAAAACCACAAGCAGTAGCTCTTGATGCTCGGCAACCCCAGCTCATTACTGTTTCTTTTAAAAATACAGAAGAAGCCAACCTATTTCGCAATTATTTGCCTAGAGCTGGTCAACTTATTCCTTTTTTACCCGCACAGCTATTTTTACATGAAGATACCGATATAAATAGCAGAACGGTTATTGTACAAAGACGTATTCCTATCCATTTTGATACGCATACCTATTATCAATTCTCCCACAAGTTGGACTCTTTAGGAAAACCAACCCCCTTTTATGAAGAAATTGTCCAAGACCGTGCTCTACAAATAGCCTCTTCTATTGCCGGCTCTACACAAAATGCTCTTTACCTACAAAATGCTTTAAAACAAACAGGAGTGGTCCAAGAAGATCAGTTTGTACAAATTGCTAAAAATATTCTTAGCTTTACCAATGTATATGGGGAAAGCTCTTTAATCACTAAGCGCTACTTTGCTAGCTTTACTCAATGTAACTTAGACGATCGCTATAGTTTTATGCAAAACTGGATTCAAAGCTTAGATTCTCTACAGACAAAATTCTTAAAAGAAAAAGAGCAGCTGCAAAATAAAGGTATACAAGCGGAAAAAACAGCTATATTTTTAACTACTTTAGAACAGCAAAGACTTGAATCCTTAAATGATAAAACGCAAGCTCTTAAACAAGCTATCCAAGTCATCAAAAAACATCTTGATCTATTTGTTACAGCTAAAAGTCCTTTATCGTATGAAGCATTGCAAAAAGATTTAAAACAGCAAATAACAACTGATAACATTCAAACAATTGTTCTAGAAGGATTTAATCCTTTTATTAAAAGTGTTTCTGTTGATTGGAATCAGGAAAAAATCTTTTTAGACCTTTATGAAGATGTAGAAACACTCAGAGAAAAAAGCCTACAGCCTTCTTATTTAGCGGATCAAGCAGATCAGTTGATGTACAATGAAATCGCTTTCATTGCAAGATCATCAGATGAGGTGATTTCTCCTTTTCAAGGCCGTTTTGAAATCACATTAAATCAATTAGCTGATAGCAAAAGCTTTCTTGCTATGAACCTAGGCCAAATTGCGCACAAAATGTCTTCCCAAATTAAAGAAACGCTTTTACGCTTTTGGTACCCCATTCACCCTGATTTGCAACGCAACGCGTTGCCTATTTATGACTACGAAACTTACCAAGCCCTTCCGCCTGCAGAGAAAAAACTAGCTCTAGTTGTCTATGCGCCAGCTAGCTATGATACAGCTCCTGTACCAGGATTTCGCACCCATTCTATTTATGTAATCGCTAAGGGCATGGATAAAATTTTATCCCGTTTACAGAGCGAGAGCCAGTCCGCTCAAACCAACCAATTTATTCAAGATTTTAATCAGCTCCGTGAAATTTTGCAAAAGAGCGGTTTTGTAGATTATTCTACAGCAGGTTATGCCTTTGATCCTGAATTTAGTCAGGATCTGATTTTTGAACAGGAGAATTACTATCAAACCCTACTGAAATCAACAAGAGAAAATTTTAAAGTTTCTGGCACAAAACGTTTTGCCCTATTAGAGTTTACTAATCTTGAGCAAAGGCTACTTACTGAAAATAAAATTCTCAACCAAATGCACGAAGACCTACTTAAATGGCGAGACGATTATTTTGCTGCCCAAAATCAAGCCAGAGGCGTTACTAAATACGATGTACCAAAACCTGTTCATAACATTTATTGGAATAATTTCTGCTTAAGCTTAAAAAAATATTTCAGAGGTGATGATCGTAAGATTTTACACTGGGGCTTAGATCTCTCAGGTGGTAAAACCGTTCAACTAGAGCTCGTTGATCATAACGGAAAAACAGTAGTAGACCCGATAGATATCAAACAAGGAATCAATGAGCTATATGCTCGTATAAACAAAATGGGCGTATCAGAGGTAAATATTCGCCAAGAAGGCAATACTATTGCACTAGATTTTCCCGGCGCACAAGGGTTATCGGCTAGTGATCTTGTAAAATCCTCTACGATGTATTTTCAAATAGTTAACGAAAAGTTTAGCTCGAATAACACAGAATTAGCTGATGCTACGCAAAAATTTTTACAAGAAATTTGGAATGAAGCTGTAGTTACCAACTGTAAAGATATTGAAGATATCCATCTCATTGCAAGCAAACATTTATATGGTGATTCTCTGGACTCAGAATTAGTACAACCTCGTTCTGAAGCCGCTAAAACACTTTATGAAAATGGATTGCGTTTTGCTCTTAGCGGCTCTATAAACAGCAGCTTTAATGAGACCTATTCTAAAATTGCTATGCTTAGGGGAAGCGACTTTACCAGCTGGAATGGACAAACTCATCCTTTACTTATTGTGTTTCGCAACTTTGCTTTAGAAGGTTCTAATTTAGAAGATATTCATGCCTCTTATGATCCTTCAAAAGGAAATTTCCTTGCATTTTCCGTTAAAGGCGCCTTCACAGATAAATCAGGAATTAAGCAATATCCCCGAGATAATCTGCTGGCTTGGACCTCTCAGTTCTCTAAAGAAAAAATTCAAGGCACGGCTAAAGAAACTTTTTCTGCAGGAAGAGGCTGGCGCATGGCTGTTATTCTCAATGGTTCTGTAATTAGCTCCCCTACTTTGGATTCAGAGCTAAAAGATAGCGGAATGATTACTGGAAGCTTTACTCAAAGAGAAATTAGCCAATTAGAAGCTGATCTTAAAGCAGGTTCTTTAAGTTTCACGCCTCATATCCTGGCTGAGAAAAATGTGTCTCCAGAGCTAGGGGCTAAAGAGAGAATGCAAGGTATTATTGCAACCATGCTTGCCTTATCCCTTGTTATAGCAGCTATGGTAAGTTACTACCGCTTTGGTGGAATGATTGCTTCAATCGCTGTGATTTTTAACCTATTGATTTTATGGGCTACATTGCAAAACCTACAAGCAACTTTAAGTTTAGCTGGAATTGCAGGGATTATTTTAACAGTTGGTATGGCAGTTGATGCAAACGTCTTAGTCTTTGAAAGGATTCGTGAAGAGTTTCAGGCAACAGGTCGTATTGCTATGGCTATTCATGCAGGCTATCGCAAAGCCTTTTCTGCAATTCTAGATTCTAATGTCACTACAATTATTGCAGCTTTAGTTCTACTGAATTTTGATTCAGGACCTATTAAAGCTTTTGCTGTTACCATGATTATTGGAATCCTCTCTTCCATGTTCACTGCACTTTTCATGACACGCTTCTTCTTCTCTAAATGGGTAGAGAATCCAAATCACAAAAAATTGAACATGTTAAATTGGTTTAAAATAAAAGACTTCAATTTTTTTAAATATGCAAAACCCGCATTATTTCTTTCTTTTTGCGTGATTCTCATTGGCTCTTTTATGCTAGTTACTCAACGCAATACCATTTTTGGTATGGATTTTAGAGGAGGTTATGCGCTTACCGTTGAACTAACTCCTCATACAGAAAACAATTATCGGCAATCTATAGAAAAAGCTCTTATACATGCCGGTGCTACAAATAATGAAGTACAGATAAGAGAGCTTACTCCAAATAATCAGGTTCGTATCTTTTTAAGTAGGAGCTTACAGGAAGAGGGTCATCCTTTTGCAAATCTGCCTCTTGAATACACCTTAAAAGAATCTAATTACCCTTATCAAACCAACCCAAAAATTGTATGGGTTGTGCAATCATTAGAAAAATCAGGGCTTTCATTAACCCCTTCTAGCCTGCAAAGCTTAAATAAGCAATGGACAGAGGTAAGTGGGCAACTATCCGACACAATGCGTAATAATGCTTTGATTGGAATTAGTATCGCCATGCTATGTATTCTTATATACATTACTATCCGCTTTGAGTTTAATTATGCAATTAGCGCTATTCTATGTTTAGCCCACGATCTATTCTTTACTTTAGCAGCTATTGCCATCTTACATAAGTTACATGTTCCCATTCAAATTGATCTGAATACAATTGCAGCGCTTATGACCATTATTGGATACTCTTTGAATGATACAATTATCGTTTTCGATAGAATTCGAGAAGATATGCAATTTATGCGTAAAATGAGCTTAATTGACATCATGAATCACTCCTTGAATGTAACTTTGAGCAGAACCCTCATGACATCAGGAACCACCTTACTTGTACTAGTTCCTCTGTTATTTTTAGGAGGATCTACTTTGTTTGGATTTTCTTTAGTTATGGTTATTGGTGTTATTTTTGGAACTCTATCATCATTGTTCATTGCAGCCCCTCTGATGAAGTTTTTTTACGAATGGGAATTACAGAAATTAAGCAAAATGAAATTAAATGAGCGATAG
- a CDS encoding helix-turn-helix domain-containing protein: MEREEIQSGLEELNSSSKKIVSITEAAKINNVTRQAIYVAIKQKKLKAKKDATRWTIDLADLELYRNGKYSRTKSMYNGELLFDNHKGFHSVNQVAQLLNVPAQKVYYATRVGLMKAHRRGAAWVVHVDDIKEYRENYLNKKVQRFEAV, from the coding sequence ATGGAAAGAGAAGAAATCCAAAGTGGATTAGAGGAATTAAATTCTTCAAGTAAGAAGATTGTGTCGATTACAGAGGCGGCTAAGATCAACAATGTAACACGACAAGCAATCTATGTAGCGATTAAGCAAAAAAAGCTTAAAGCTAAAAAAGATGCAACAAGATGGACAATTGATCTTGCAGATCTTGAATTATATCGTAACGGAAAGTATTCCCGTACGAAATCGATGTATAACGGAGAGCTTTTATTTGATAACCATAAAGGGTTTCATTCCGTTAATCAAGTTGCTCAACTATTAAATGTGCCAGCTCAAAAGGTATACTATGCAACACGCGTAGGACTAATGAAAGCACATCGTAGAGGAGCTGCTTGGGTAGTTCATGTCGATGATATTAAAGAATATCGAGAAAACTATCTGAATAAAAAAGTACAGCGTTTCGAAGCTGTATAA
- the recJ gene encoding single-stranded-DNA-specific exonuclease RecJ, with amino-acid sequence MILNYCDPIWVYPKVDPEWHKTIIKEFSIHPVIAYVLASRNFKTLEEIHDFLYAKLPHLFDPHLFPDMDKAVHRVLQALSQNENILIYGDNDVDGITATALLTEFLRFIGGNVFFYIPNRNSLKQSLILDAIDFALQKECKLIITVDCGITAANEIEEAVKKKIDVIVTDHHEPTAKLPHCIATLNPKLLNSTYPYRHLTGVGVAFKLAHATTKTLIANGSISPIKIDLKHYLDLVALGTIADMGSLLGENRILVRYGLRQMRKSRRIGLAKLFSICSLKPGEITPIDIASKVAPRLNSLGRIADPLKGVELLLIRDANAAEALAKELDLNNIERQKIERRDSEDVEQYILRNPQILHQKAIVISSDKWHPGIIPIITARIAKQYNRPTVVISIDQGLGKGSIRTIPEFPLLQHLRESSDLLENFGGHDFAAGLTIKEENIPAFKEQFIKAANLHLKDQDIIAKIYLNANIQFGDLTFDFMESFNLLEPFGNENPAPILYCDAKQIWPPKIVGKTHLKLYLEQQDRMLEGIAFGMADKRQRLLKKKLMLHIAFTPHINNFLNKSSIQLQIRDFQLASFP; translated from the coding sequence ATGATATTAAACTACTGCGATCCTATATGGGTTTATCCCAAAGTTGATCCAGAATGGCATAAAACAATTATTAAAGAGTTTAGCATTCATCCTGTTATAGCCTATGTTCTAGCTTCTAGAAATTTTAAAACTCTAGAAGAAATACATGATTTTTTATATGCCAAACTCCCCCATCTGTTTGATCCTCATCTCTTTCCTGATATGGATAAAGCAGTACACCGAGTACTGCAAGCTCTTTCTCAGAACGAAAATATTCTTATCTATGGAGATAATGATGTCGATGGGATTACAGCAACGGCTCTTTTAACAGAATTTTTAAGATTTATTGGCGGAAATGTTTTTTTCTACATACCTAACCGCAATTCACTTAAACAAAGTTTAATCCTTGACGCTATTGATTTTGCTTTGCAAAAAGAGTGTAAATTAATCATTACAGTAGACTGCGGCATTACTGCTGCTAATGAAATTGAAGAAGCAGTTAAAAAAAAAATTGATGTAATTGTAACAGATCACCATGAACCCACCGCAAAACTACCTCACTGTATTGCCACGTTAAATCCCAAGTTACTTAATAGCACTTATCCTTATCGACATCTTACCGGAGTAGGCGTTGCTTTCAAATTAGCTCATGCTACTACAAAAACCTTGATTGCAAATGGATCTATTAGCCCTATAAAAATTGATCTTAAACACTACCTGGATTTGGTTGCTTTAGGGACAATTGCTGATATGGGTTCTCTTTTAGGAGAAAACAGAATTCTTGTGCGTTATGGTCTACGTCAAATGCGAAAATCCAGAAGAATTGGCCTTGCCAAACTATTTTCTATTTGCAGTCTCAAGCCAGGAGAGATCACTCCTATTGATATTGCTTCTAAAGTAGCTCCTCGTCTCAATAGCTTAGGAAGAATCGCAGATCCTCTTAAAGGGGTGGAGCTTTTATTGATTCGAGATGCTAATGCAGCAGAAGCCCTAGCAAAGGAATTAGACTTAAATAATATTGAAAGACAAAAAATTGAAAGACGGGATTCTGAAGATGTAGAACAATATATTTTACGTAACCCTCAAATACTTCATCAAAAAGCTATTGTCATTTCTTCTGATAAATGGCATCCTGGAATCATTCCCATTATCACTGCTCGTATTGCTAAGCAATATAATAGACCAACTGTGGTTATTTCTATTGACCAAGGCTTAGGAAAGGGCTCTATAAGAACAATCCCTGAATTTCCTCTTTTACAACATTTGCGTGAGAGTAGCGATCTCTTGGAGAACTTTGGTGGTCATGATTTTGCAGCAGGTCTCACCATTAAGGAAGAAAACATTCCCGCTTTTAAAGAGCAATTTATAAAAGCCGCTAATCTTCACCTTAAAGATCAGGACATCATTGCTAAAATCTATCTAAATGCAAATATTCAATTTGGAGATTTAACCTTTGATTTTATGGAGTCCTTTAATTTGCTTGAGCCTTTTGGGAATGAAAACCCTGCTCCGATCCTCTATTGCGATGCTAAGCAGATTTGGCCTCCAAAAATTGTTGGAAAGACCCATCTTAAGCTCTATCTTGAACAACAAGATCGCATGCTAGAAGGCATTGCTTTTGGAATGGCCGACAAGAGACAGCGTCTACTTAAGAAAAAACTCATGTTACATATTGCATTTACTCCTCATATCAATAACTTCTTAAATAAATCAAGCATCCAGTTACAAATTCGCGACTTTCAGCTTGCTAGCTTCCCTTAA
- a CDS encoding DUF4116 domain-containing protein, with amino-acid sequence MTSIYTTFETLYLNDSLSSPQPAPITDKKFMLAKIKKEGSRAFNLASEELKKNETVVEAFIEKRFKELTSFYKDKRNNKDAMISIFRTKNNGVGLLFASRKLKKDPEVVLFAIENDALPLKFASKKLRNNYDFMLKAVQKNPWVLELTSEDFRNNEVIVLAAVQQDARVLQFASKKLKNNYDFMLKAIELDPWSLQYTSEKLRNHETIVLAAMQKQPYVLQYASDRLKDNYDFMLKAVQLDPWLLQYASENLKSNKNLTLAAVKENSLVLQFLPFLKKFEKDSDIVRIILGKFLGSNKEIT; translated from the coding sequence ATGACCTCTATCTATACAACATTTGAAACTCTCTATCTTAACGATTCCCTCTCGAGCCCGCAACCTGCTCCAATAACCGATAAAAAATTTATGCTTGCTAAAATAAAAAAAGAAGGTAGCAGAGCGTTTAATCTTGCTTCTGAAGAATTAAAGAAAAATGAAACCGTCGTAGAAGCCTTTATAGAAAAGCGTTTTAAAGAGCTTACCTCTTTCTACAAAGATAAGAGAAACAATAAAGATGCCATGATTTCTATCTTCAGAACTAAAAATAATGGTGTGGGATTACTTTTTGCTTCTAGAAAACTAAAAAAAGATCCTGAAGTTGTTCTTTTTGCCATAGAAAACGATGCCTTACCTTTAAAATTCGCTTCAAAAAAGTTAAGAAACAACTATGATTTTATGCTTAAGGCCGTACAGAAGAACCCTTGGGTATTAGAACTTACTTCTGAAGATTTTAGAAATAATGAAGTTATTGTGCTTGCTGCCGTGCAGCAGGATGCTCGAGTATTACAATTTGCTTCTAAAAAGTTAAAAAACAACTATGATTTTATGCTTAAGGCTATAGAACTAGATCCTTGGTCCTTACAATACACTTCTGAGAAGTTAAGAAATCATGAAACCATTGTACTTGCTGCCATGCAAAAACAGCCTTATGTATTACAATATGCTTCTGATAGGCTAAAGGACAATTATGATTTCATGCTTAAGGCTGTACAGCTAGATCCTTGGCTATTACAGTACGCTTCTGAAAATCTGAAGAGCAATAAAAATCTTACGCTTGCTGCTGTGAAAGAAAACAGCTTAGTATTACAATTTTTACCTTTCTTAAAAAAATTTGAGAAAGATTCAGACATTGTACGCATTATTCTAGGTAAGTTTTTGGGATCTAATAAGGAAATCACTTAG
- a CDS encoding helix-turn-helix domain-containing protein — protein sequence MNSIECAEGEKKFVTLSEAAKINKVTRQAIYVAIKQKKLKAYKNPTRWIIDIEDLDQYKKMKYSRSKSMHNGELLFDNKQGYYSIQQAAKLLKVPYQKIYYATRIGLLKACRKGSAWIVHIDNIKQYQSCYLNKMISNIDEDVS from the coding sequence ATGAACTCAATCGAATGTGCAGAAGGGGAAAAAAAATTTGTAACGCTGTCAGAAGCGGCAAAAATTAATAAGGTGACACGTCAAGCTATTTATGTGGCGATTAAACAAAAAAAGTTAAAAGCTTATAAAAATCCAACTCGTTGGATTATCGACATAGAGGATTTGGATCAATATAAAAAAATGAAATACTCTCGTTCTAAATCTATGCATAACGGGGAGTTACTATTTGATAATAAACAAGGATATTATTCGATTCAACAGGCGGCTAAGCTATTAAAAGTACCTTATCAAAAAATTTATTATGCAACGCGTATTGGTCTATTAAAAGCCTGTCGCAAAGGATCTGCATGGATTGTACATATTGATAATATTAAACAATATCAAAGTTGCTATCTGAATAAAATGATTTCTAATATAGATGAGGATGTTTCCTGA